AAAGAGCCTGAGTCAGACATGTATCCTACAAGCCAGAGGATCCTGCAATGCCAGTCAGCTAGTAACATCAGGTTCTGCTCATCTGGTTTCAATACTGTGTTTTGTTGGAAAAAACTACATCCCGCTGTTGACATGAACCACAGATGTCCAAATGGTAACAGCACTCCCCTTGTCTTCACGGCTTCCAGTAACAGGACAGCAGTGGGTCAGACAAAAACTGCTTAAGATGGACGCAAATAATATTAGATGAGCTTCCTCTAAGTCAGGATAAGTAATTCCAAGTGGAGTTCTTCTACAAGTAGAAAAGAGTCatttgcatttggaaaacacaatgaaaaaaatgggTATGTTATGGCAATAATCccgtaaaaaaacaacaaaaaaaacccaaaaacaaacaaaagaactagAGATGAGGTATGAGAGAAGACATTTCTTCTGACTGCGAGTTAAACTAGTGAGCTAGCAGGCAAAGCAAAATGTTGAGCACAGAAAATATGTGTTGACATGCAATTAAATCAAGCTTTTGCTAATAAGCATCATTATCCACAATAATATAATTAAgatatatttgtaaaataaaagatgatttgagtgtctgtttttaaaacaaggAGAAGGGATAACTTTTTAAACTATAAAACTTTTCAGGGTGCCATCATCTCCAACCTGCTGGCCAACAGCAGCTACGTGGTTCAGGTGGTGGCTGTTTGCACCAATGGCCTCAGAGGACGATGGAGTGACCAGATTATAGTAGACATGCCGCTAGAAGACCCTGGTACAAACACATTTAGCTTCATAAGAGCACATGTTTTAGTTGTTAGACTTAGTACAGtcataaattataataattttttccCTCGTTTTTAGAAAGTGACTCCACCGCTGACATTGCCACGGGGGTGTCAGGAGGCCACAAAGAGGTAGGACAGTCTGTGTATCTGTGACTTCATCCAATCCTGCTGAATATTCCATTATTATCGTACACTGCTGATGTTTGCCTTGTGTTCGGTCATATCAGCAAACATAATTATTATGTAAATGAATTTCTTAATATCACCAGAGACTGGTCATTGAATGTATATTGAGGACAATCAAAGGCTATGAACTCAGTGGTctgaaaaaatgtcattttagcTGTGATGTCTTGTctggttttctgtctgtgtgggGTTGGAGATTAAAACTCAGACACTATTACAGTATAATAAGGCCTGGAAGAGAGATGCGGTCCTATCAAAAAGAAAGTACAGCCTCTAACAGTTCTTAAGTCTGCACAGGGCATAAAAAagtcatcttctttttttatttatttttattgcagctCTTAAAACAAGAttagtttttcttaaataattaCTTAACCAAATTAGCAATGTGTGAAAAGTCAAGTACATTTGGAGTCCATCTTTCTACAGTGAGACAGGTTATCCACATATGGAAAGTTTTCAAGGCAGCTGCTGGTCTTCCCAGGAGTGGGCATCCCAGCAAGTTCACCTCAAGGACATACATttagagaaactgcaaaaaccCCAAAAACCACAgctcagactctacaggccttATTTAACATTTGAACAAGTAGGGCTTGTTTGGAGTGGTTTCTAGAAGAGTATACAGCTCATGCTTATGTTTGCACAGTTTCATCTGGATCTACCACAAGACTTTTGGAACATAAGACTAAAGTGGAGATATTTGTCTCCTGACAGCTAAAGGtgtcatgcaacaggacaatgatccaaaaaaaaaaaaaacagctaaagacctaaaatgaaaagaatcaaggtgttgcaATGGTCCAAAGTCCAGACATCAACCTGACTGAATCCTTGCTAACATATAATAGacaatgtaaatgaaaaaggagttAATTGTGATACTTGGTGAGAACCGGATGCTTCTTATGTCCTGATTTGTAAAACTTTAGGAGTGAAAGAGGGTatacttttgcttttattttactgttttcaggTTGTTGAATCCTTCTTTCTGTAAGCTGGCATTTAGCAAATGAGGTGCATCTCTGTCAGgacctgtgtgtctgtgtgactgtTACGCATCATCATAAATGGCCAATGAGAAGAGACATTTTTAGTTTGAATATTGGGCTCTGTTTGTTTCCTCAAGGCAAGGCAAAAttatttctataaaacattCCATGAacaatgctttacataaaacattaaaagcattacagcggggtgcagacCTGTTTGGAATTTAATGTAGGAATCAATGATAATCTGAATTGGTAATGCTCAAACAATTCCCACCTCTATTTCTGTTTATTCCATTAGTTTCCACAAGAAGTGGTTCAATAAGAAAAATCCCTTCTAGTTGTTTATTCCACCTCCATAAACAGTGTTTCATTAGATATCTTATGAAACAGCTCCACACtgtggtcttttttttcttgctttaggTCTCACCTGTAGCTGGATGGGAGAAGCCAGAGAACCAGAATCAGCTTGAGTTGGCTCCAGAGGACCACAGCCCAGTTGAGGAGATCCCAGCTGAGCAGACCAGAGTTTACCAGAACCACCCTTCACATAACCAGAACCAGCCCACTGACCACATCCAAGCAAACCAAAACATCCCTTTCCAAGTCTACTCAAGTTCAAGCCCAAAGACCGCCTCTGACTCTGCCGTCCTGCAGAAAACTGGACTCAACCAACACAGGTCCAAGCCTGATGTCACTGATCAAAACTGGGTTGAAGGTGACCAGCTGATCCCAGCAAACTGGCCCTTTATGAATCCAGGCTCTAACAGCAATGGTGCAACCTGGGTAACTCAAGCGGCCGAGCAGCCGGGTTTTCTGTTTCCAATTGGTCGGACGACCGTTCCCCCATCGACCCGCCGACAAATCACAGAAGAGGCATCATTGTCGATGTTGACACCTCAGGTCATTCTCTTCACCTCCTTTTCCCTCagttttctcttcattcttacaTCTAAATAAATCAGTATTGCAGGAGGAATCaagtattttatacattttcattcaAGCTAGTTTCTGCAtcggtttgttttctttcttctgtagtTGAGGGATGATGATCCATCAGACCAAGATCGAGAAAATGGCCTTCTAAAGTCGGACCTGTACACCCCTTCAGTGGAGAACATCAAAGTCACTGATATCTTCTATGAAGACACAGTTTCCAGCACTCAAATGGAAACCACCACTTACCCTGCAACAGTGTTTGCTTCTGTGGCGCTAGGTCAGACATAACCAGGATTTCCACAGTTGCAGAACAAATGTTCTCTTCTGCTGGATACTTACTTGTATcactaatttgttttgtaaagacAGCAGACGTTAAGGTTTTTCTGAATTTGTAGTCTCACAAATCTGGAAAATCATGGCATATCATATTTATATCCACAGGTAAAGTAACTAAAGACTTCCTGCCATCCTCTGAAGATAGTGAAGCCCCTCTGGACAAGACAGTCCCAAATCCCACCACCTCTGATTCCTCCACCGCTTCCACCGTCTGGATAAAGCAGAACACAGCAACTGCAAGCAACACACCCACTGACTCAGTCTACAAATCATTCACAACCTCTCCTTTGCTCAGAGTGTTAATGCATACAACTCAGCCCATGTTCAGCGGTAAGAACAAAATCACATCTTTTTGAATTCTGTTAAACTCCGTTTAAAAGCATGTCTACGTTTTCAGTGCTAGAGATTCTATTCAGCAGATGTTCTgcataaatgtatatttttccaTGGTGGGTGGACAGCTGGACTAATTGCAGTGGATGCTTTCTTTTCTACTTTAATGGTCCACACTGTGCAGCTAATCACTGCTACGCGGTGTCATCGGGGTGGCATCTGTGTGGTGACATGATGTGGATAATGCTGGTGGTGGTAATAATGAAGAAGGAGGCGTTGATTATGGCTGGAGCATTAATCAGTGTCCTCCTCGCTCTCTGATGTGGCTCACAATTACATATGCTTCTGCAAATCTCACTGCTAGTTGCTCGATGTGGTCAAACTTTCCTGCCTGGCAACAATCTACTTGAATCTCCTCAAGCTTGGTGATTAGTGTCTACATTTGTGACTTCTTCTGTATGTCTGACTTCTCTTCTGTAGCTCAACAGCACTCTCTGGTGGTGgctcttttcttttgtcctttgCTGCTTTTTGACATTGCTGTCCATCCTCACTATTGTGGCTTTAGTTGAAGGATGAGAGTTGACAGAAGTTCATGCCTTAACTTAAGAGAGACATATTTTAAAAGGAGACACTGTTGCTTTGGCTTTTCTTGCAGCAAATTCACCCACATCAAGACTTCACTCAAATGCACATCAATCTTCTGGCTTCATGGATTTTCCTAGCACTACAAGTGGAATCAGCCAGATAAACTCAGCGGTTTCTGTCCGTGATGGGAGTGTCACGCTCAGTAAATACACCATTAGCTCAGATTCTTCTACTACCCTCCATAAAAACAAGTCCTCCAAGGGTCACTTTGTTGTCTTTTCACAGCTGAATTCCAAAAATCCATCAATCTTTTCTCCTTTTGGCTCCCAGAATCTAAAAACTAGAAACTCCCCGTCTATGCTGTCTGATTATGTCTCAAGTATCATTAATTCATCCAGAACATCTGTTCATACTGAAAGGAATAAAAGGATTCAAGGTATTTTGAATATCACCTCAGAGCCACATCGCCACAATGAAGAGGAAGCCAGTGCAGATGGAAATGAGGACAACCAAAAGAGAAATTCTGTCACACCTTTCTTTGATTTCAGAAGTTTTGATTTGCCAGACAGCCCAACAGATAACAGTGGATCAGGCTCCAGTCATAACGACAACTTTGATGAGGAATCACATGAAAAAGCTAAAGTATGGCCtcagttttcctcttttccaaGCTCTGCTGATGACTTAAAGGTGGATCAAACTGGGGAAAAGCGCAGATCACCTGGAAGTAAAAAAGCCTCTGAAAGAGATGATACAAAGGAAGCAAGAAATGACATAGTGGCAGAGAGAGAGGTGGAATTTGAGGAAAGtggtgaggaagaggaaaagactAACATGGGAAATCATGGTGTGAAATATGTGGGAAGGAAATCAAATGAGAGTTTTAGACACCTCAACATCCCTGCAGGCAATGACATGctgacagaagaaaataaatctaaagtGGAGACGGAAGATGGATGGACACTGCACAGCGACGTTGGCAGTGGGGCTGAAGATGTCAGTGGCTCTGGAGAGCATGCTGGGATTGATGATGGGGAAAATATAAACAGGGATAAAGAGGGTTTTAAATCTTTAGGCAAAAATATATGCACTTCCAAGGATAAGAGAAGGGATTACAGCAATGAAGAATTATCATCTGAAAGAAGAGACATTCTGCAGCAGCTTGTTGGTAACAATGCACCGGCAGCAGACTCTCTGTTTATCAGCCATAAACACAATGAAGTAGGTCAAAACAGAAGCTTTGACAGTTCAGTTATTGGATTTATGACTACTGTTGCATACAAGAAGGAGCAAGTGGATAAAAGAAAAGCTGCTCTGGAGAGTGAGGAATATATAGAAGACAGCAACAAAGAAGGTAGAAGAGCAGGTGGTGATGCAGGTGCAGCTGGAGACGGTTTGCAGGATTTTTCGAGTGTGCATAAGTTATTATTTGATGCCTCAAGGAGCCTTGCCCCTCTGCTCAACCTGACAGACAGCAACAAGGCAACAGAGGAGCAAATGGAAGGTAAATGTTGCACAGTATTTGAAAGTCCCACAGCTTTGCCTGTTTGTAGACAAATATAGCGAGGATATAAATTTACTATCATATTGCTTTCTGTCATGTATGTATTATTTAAGTAAAATCTGCCACTGTGGGACTCTAAGATTGAACTGCCTACTGGTTTGAAAATGATCTGTCAGGTAGATCTGTGTATTCAGGCAGAAGATTTCATTTCTGGCTGCCTTGCTGTGACCAAAGGTTttccccaggggtcagtcctggGCCCACTTAGCCAAACCTGGAAAGAATATTCATTTTCTATCACAGAAGGTATCTGGCAAAATAAGCGTTTCATGGTGCTATTTTCATCTCATCATCCAGCTGGGGAAGCCATCTGTTTTCTGCACTGACTCCCTGTCTTGTCCAAACAGCAAATTAGAAGATTTGCTGGTAAATAAAAGGGGACATTAAGCAGATAAAGATAAAAGCAATGGAGACCAGACCTAAAAGAAGTCAGTGTTCTGGTTAAATTAGTTGTATGCCCTTAAGTAAGGCTGTAGCCATTTTTGAACATGAGCACTGGAGATGTTGAGGAGAACATGTGGACAACTTGTATGGTGTTTTTCCTGCAGTTGTTTCCACAAGCAATTCATACCTGGAGATTTTATGCTGGAGAAGCGTCTTAGAGTTGAAAATGTAAGAGGGGCAAGGCTGTGTGGAGCACAAAAGGAAGCAAGACATGATGCAAAAAAATGCACTTTGGAAATGGCTGCGTTTTCTTTACAGTACCTTGAAAATTGCAGGTGACCTCTTTGTTGACCATTATTATCCATAGCAGCAGCTctcaccagcacacacacacttacttaACTCACTCCGTAGCAGCAAATGCTCTGGAAAATTATCTGCTACGTTTGCATGTTGTCACACTGTCTGGTGTTCTAGATTTTTCATGGGGGCTGGGTGAAAACTCCCCAGAACTAAGCTGTTTGCATTCTAACATGCCACTGCTCCAAAAGATCTCCACAACATTTCAGAACtccagtgcatgtgtgaaaatggctgataaaaagATGGTAAGTATCCATTTGGACCAAGTCTGAATGGAACCATATTAAGCCATCTGAAGGTCAGTTCATAGTTTGAATTTGTGACTTTTCAGATATTCATGTGGTTGAATTTATATTACAGTTCGGGGCAGCTGCACcaaattgttttttatatatgcaACTCTGGTTTAATTCTTTAGTCTGTTAGTCAAGTGCTTTGCCAACTCTCTATGTAAACGTTTCTGAATGTGTCTTGTTATTCTTTCATTGAAGAATTGTGGCGGTTTGGATTATGGTGAATATCTTTGGAAAGTCTTTTTTCTAATCAGTCGTCTATGTTATTCTCCAATTTCAGcacattgttttctttgtttggtgtGTCTTTGGTCCTGCCCTTTGACTTGGAGGTTGGTTGTCTGTGGATGATTTGACCTCATGCTGGAGCAGATATGGTTACTAAATTGGCTTTTGAGGGAGATTGTATGTTAATTTGATGTCTTACATGTTTGAACAAGACAAACTTTTAATAAAGTTGCAAGCAATATTGTGTCTATATTCTGTTCCTGCTTTCCCAGAGGGACCAAAAAATTGTTCTCTTGGAAGTTTGAGAAATCGTTTGAGATTCCTTACTGGCTCACTGACTGTTGTCCAGTAATTTCTTTTCATaggtaaaacatttttctagcTACTGTGTTGTgtaatatgaataatataaacttttctttgtctcttttagAAGGCAGCAACAGCAGCCATGAGTCTCGGGTTGGTTTGGTTGAAGGCATGGAGAGGGAAAAGAGGACGGTGGTTCCTCTGGCTGTCGTTTCCACTCTTACCATCCTTTGTCTGCTGGTACTGGTGGGCATACTTATCTACTGGAGGTACAGTCCCACACAAGCACAGCAAGTCAGTCACTATATTCTCACCTCCACACTTGATGGAGATTTTAATTTCTCTATGTTACAGAAACTGTTTCCAGGCAGCTCATTTCTATCCAGATGACAGCGCATCACCAAAAGTCATATCTGCTCCATCTACACCCCTGCTACTGGCCACAGGTATCACTAAAGCAAAGAGCAAagagtgtgtgtcagtgtgccCCTTCTTGGTATGACCAAAGGTGTTCTGCATGGGTCAATTCTGGGCccacttattttatttcttgattAAAATATTGCAAATTTCActtatatgctgatgatacagtaGTACACTGCACTGggccttgttttgttttaaaacaaaattaactcaTGATATTCAAAATGAAAACCGAGGTGACTGAGTATTTCTTCTGTTACCACTTTTCAGGGTTATGGAATTATAATAGATGGTTCATTATCTTTTACAGCTCATATCCAGCAACTAGTGACAATGAAATTaagctgaaatgtgttttttttattccagaaTCAAGCCATGTTTTTCATTCAAGGCCAAAAAGGGATATGTTGAAATGCATTAAATACAGATTGATCATCACTGTAAATCATCACTGGCTGGATGGCATTGTTGActcatttatattatttaccAAGCCATTCTTGGTCTGTTTCTGATTATTTCTAGATCTACATGAAAAACTCAACAAATAAGTACTTACTTGTACTTATTTGTTGTGTTAATCAGAGCAGTTGGtcttatttatatttgcattgtACATTGAAGGAAATGCTGTTTACTCTGTTTACATGGAATCAACTtcaaaattacttaaaattaaAGAAGCTCAGCTTGCAGAAAAAatttaaagcagttttatgtGACTTAGACACAGACACTTTAAGCTgtacatgttttgtttaatctttcttttcctGGCGTTGAGCTTGTGATAAACATCTCTGtggttttgtgttttaagtggttcactttatttaaagttttaactaAAGGCTATAATTTAAGGTTGTGTTACAGATGGCCATGAGTCGCTGACAGTGAAGCAGTTTGTGAAGCACATCATGGAGCTCCACAGTAACAACACTTTCTCTAAGGAGTTTGAGGTGTGTGAGTGAGACGTTCAGTAAGACTTTCCTAAGATTTCATTATTTCTCCTGTTTTCTATAAACCGACTGTTTGCTTTAAACCGGCTCTATTGACAATCTGTGCTAACATGTATCCTGATGGGTAAGATCACAAATAGACTATGTATATGTGTCCATACCTGGCATGATCATGTGTcaagatttttttaactaaGACTAGATCAGCAACAGAAATGATAAGACATAGATACATAGAAAATAACCTAATTGCTGTGTGACGTTAATATTGTAGAGTTCCTTGTCAGCCACAGCCAGCTCATCTGTTTAAGCAGATGAAACAACACTCAGATAAACTGACAAGTTCTGATAATGAGGGTGCACACTGACCAAAGACAAAACGATTCCATGCTCCAAAATCTTCTCCTTTTATGGCTCAgtgtattttaactgtttttgtgACAAGTCAAATCACATTTAGTCTCAGGTGCTGAAGAACTTCTCTCTTGTTAGGATACAAATATGTGTGTCCTTGAACATTTATGTAAAGCTGGCTGGCAGGTTTTTGGACCAAACATGTGGTTTGAAACTTTTTATGGTTGCAGTGGTAGTTTTAGGGATACTTGCATGTTTATTGTCTTCTGCTGAGAGAAGGGTGTTAGTTGGATGGGTATGTTACAAGCTACATTCATTTGCACCTGAGGATCTGAGGTTCACccaagtaaaagtcagtttacatttaattttttataaggGGTGGCAGTCGCTGTACACTGAAGTGTTATTTCGGTCTGATTCCAACGGGATTTAAAGGCATTCTGATTGTACTCACACCCATGTTTACCTCCATCCACTTGTGATCCTGTCAACCATGTTAGCACTGGATGTGAGCAGAGTCTTGGTTTACCTTGTATAAGTACCTCATTTTTCATATCTCCTTAATGCGCTTCCATATCACTATTAACATCATGTTCCGTAGGAACTCCATTTAGTGTAATTTCAAGGTGCAGCATGTCATACATCAGTTTACAGGAAGGGTGTTTTATCACTAGCTTtccaaaataaattcaaaacaaaCCAACTGAAAAGAGCAAGGATAAAAAGCAAGGATAGATGGATAAAAACTACCTGCTGCTGGTTTTCAGGGTGAAACAGTGGATACAACTGCATGTTAGACACCTCTGTTTCAGAGCATGAACCTCCTAAGAAACACACTcagataaaattaattaaactataCTCCTCCCTGTAATTGCCaacatatttgtgtgttttccccATCTTATAAACACTTTTGCTTTTTCCATAGCAACACCAAACCACTGTTTTACATCACTAATTTCTTTTACATCCAAACCTTCAGGATATTTGTTCAGTGAAAATGATGGCATTGATATTTAACCTAGCATGTAGAATATTACATCATTGCTAATACAGCTGCAAGTTTCTATTCCACAACACAGATGGGAAAACCTGGATATTTCCCCCTCAACGCTGCCTCTCTGTGTGTATCTGAACCCCAAATTCCTGTACCTGCACTGACTccctgtttgtctgtctgtcatcTTGTCCCCCTACCCCACTCTTGTCACCATCTCCACCACCATCGTCGTGCTTTCTGCATCCTCACCACCCTCCATTAGATTGTCAAAGAGTCCTATGAGGTAAGATTCCTACCATCCCTCTCCTGCTGCAGAGGTGTTGTTTTCTGGCCCTCTAAAAAACACCTGTAGCTGCACTAGTTATAAACCTTTTCATTTGCTTTGAACTTTCTGTTGCAAATTAGGAAACTTAAATCCAACTTGTCATTTTACAGCTTTATTGGAAATATAAGCCCAAAATATTTGGTCAACATCAGTCAACTTCATGTAGTATGATTACTATATAGAAATAGCTACTGCAGCATAATGAGATGGGGACAAAATCTATTATATCTATTTAGATTTACAATTTACTTACTTGTACTTATTTGTTGTGTTAATCAGAGCAGTTGGccttttttatatttgcattgtACATTATTTTGTGTTCCAGGAGGTGCAGGCGTGTACAGTGGATATGGACATCACTACTGACAGCTCAAATCATcctgacaacaaaaacaagaaccgTTACATTAACATTCTGGCCTGTATGTGGCTGCTTAACATGACTACCATTCAACATTTTAGTGTCAAAGCCAGCAGAAGCATAGCtaattatcttttctttttctagatGACCATAGCAGAGTGAAACTCTCCAACAGTTTGGACAGAGATGGCAGATGTGGGGACTACATTAATGCTAACTTTGTTGATGTAAGTTCATTCTAATTCCCTTTATTAATAATTCCATAATCTCAAAGTAAATTGGAGCGTATTGTAGTGGACCTGAAAAAGCCTCTGTCTGAAGTCATTTCATTGTTTCAATTCTAAgtaaagcagaaagaaatgtgttctgAGTTTTATCACATCACAAAACAACTTATTAACTGTTCAGTCAAACGTGGATGTTTATAAAATAGCCAAGAATAAAGGATTAGGTTGTGGGTGAGTCTGCAGCATTAATGGGCAAACAGAGCTGAGTGTATTTTAACCAAactgtttatttgtaaaattacaaacacaaactgtaGATATTCAATATTTCTTCTACTTACAAGCCACAGATCCAGCAGTCCAACTCTGCTATTTGGTGCACCAGACAGTACTTCTCAGCCTTCTAATACGttttaagaaaatagaaaagtagATTCTGCTTTGTTCTTTCTTCTAGACAGCCTCAGTGATGCATTTGCAGATCATTTCTTCTACAAATTGAAAAACTGTATGTAGTGTTTTGTAAGTCAGTCTGGCTCCTTTGCAGGGTTATGAGCGAACAAGGGCGTACATTGCAGCCCAGGGACCTCTCAAAACTGGAAGGGAGGACTTTTGGAGGATGATCTGGCAGCAGAATGTTGGAGTTATTGTCATGATTACCAACCTAAAGGAGAAAGGACGAGTAAGAGCTAACACAGACTGGTTTCAACTGTGCCAAATTTTTAACCTGACATTGAACTCCATACTTATTATCTTCAGAAAACACATAGCATAATCTTTTTATGTCTTCAGACAAAGTGTGACCAATACTGgccagaagaaaaccaagaAGAATATGGTCCTTACCAGGTGACCCTGAAAAACACCAAGACCCTTGCTTACTATACGCTGCGGAGGTTCACAGTCAGGGATATGACGAATAGGGTATATTACATTCACACACCTATTATATCTTTGCCTAGTACACATACACCACTTTAGCCTCTTTAGTTAACACACATCTTGGTCCTCCAGGTGCCTCAAAGGACAGGGGAACACACTGTTCTCCATTTCCACTACACCCAGTGGCCAGATATGGGCGTCCCAGAATACTCTCTGCCTGTCTTGTCCTTCATCAGAGCATCCTCTGGAGCCCGGACGCAGGAAATGGGACCTGTGTTGGTACACTGCAGGTAGGCTGTCAGACTGGTCCTATATTGTAGATACTGAAGGGAACATTATGACGGATGTAGTGTTAACCTGTGTGTCTCTTATAGTGCTGGTGTGGGTAGAACAGGCACCTACATAGTGATAGACAGCATGTTGCAACAGATCCAAGATCAGGGAATGGTTAATGTTCTTGGCTTCCTCAAACACGTCCGCACACAGAGGAACTTCCTGGTTCAAACAGAGGTAAGTGGAAGCTCTTCTTAGGAGCCACCTTCCTATAGTGACCCCATTATGTAAACGTACTGAATCAAGTTCAAAGATTTAGAGTAGTTTAAGGTTATTTTACAGCCCTAGTCCAAGTCTTCATCTTCAGTAGCCTTTtgcagaaatgttaaaaaaaaaaggaaaaaaaaaattacatcagCCTTCGATTTACCAAATAACAATGTCTTAAACTTTGATTCTCACAACAATAGACAGGTTTACACACAGCAGTTTAGAACAAACTGTTTTCCTCTAACTTTGTCTCCTAGGAGCAGTATGTGTTCATCCATGATGCTCTGGTGGAGGCCATCTTGAGCAGGGACACATTAGTCACTTCGGAGTTCCTCCACACTTATGTGTCTGACCTCCTGACGCCTGGCACCACAGGGAGGACGCGCATGGACAAACAGTTCAAGGTATCGCACTTTCCCACCAGGCCGCCCGACAGACATTAATGATTTCCAGCAAATAGTTGGCACATTGCTTGGCTTTCTATCTTGTTATGCTCTCACCTAACTATTCTCattgaatttttttaacatatctgaCTGGTTTACTTGTGTTTCAGTTGATTAGTCAGCGTCAGGCCAAGCATGCAGACTACAGCACTGCCTTGAAGGATGGCAATGCTGAGAGAAACAGAGCCAGAGCACTGATGCCTGGTAAGCTGGGCTGGATTACTGACTGTATAGTAACTGGACAGTCTGTTATGGGTTGTAGCTTGTCCTGAAGAGgatcctttttttccccctttttttttatttgttat
The window above is part of the Melanotaenia boesemani isolate fMelBoe1 chromosome 23, fMelBoe1.pri, whole genome shotgun sequence genome. Proteins encoded here:
- the ptprz1b gene encoding receptor-type tyrosine-protein phosphatase zeta isoform X3, producing MDFTLPRSDIFILQLLLLSQIVLAMEPLVQGLKKLPEDLDWSYSGGLNQQSWGKKYPSCNGARQSPVDVDETFTQVRLQFQNLQLEGWHKPTSESTTIHNNGKTVAINVDGEFFVSGGGLSSRFRVARLQFHWGSCNASSDGSEHSLNRMKYPLEMQIYSYNPNDFQSLDDAIKEGGRIAALAVLFEVGLEDNENFIPVLEAIDTVSRFGKSGSVEAFTLRSLLPNNTDKYYIYNGSLTTPPCSELVEWIIFKHTVAISEAQLEVFCEVMTMEQAGYVMLTDYLQSNFREQQQQFMGQVFASYTGVEEVLTPTCSSEPQNVQADAQNETTIMVMWERPRAVYDTTIDWYSVTYQKLQGQDQNKREYRTDGDQDVGAIISNLLANSSYVVQVVAVCTNGLRGRWSDQIIVDMPLEDPESDSTADIATGVSGGHKEVSPVAGWEKPENQNQLELAPEDHSPVEEIPAEQTRVYQNHPSHNQNQPTDHIQANQNIPFQVYSSSSPKTASDSAVLQKTGLNQHRSKPDVTDQNWVEGDQLIPANWPFMNPGSNSNGATWVTQAAEQPGFLFPIGRTTVPPSTRRQITEEASLSMLTPQLRDDDPSDQDRENGLLKSDLYTPSVENIKVTDIFYEDTVSSTQMETTTYPATVFASVALGKVTKDFLPSSEDSEAPLDKTVPNPTTSDSSTASTVWIKQNTATASNTPTDSVYKSFTTSPLLRVLMHTTQPMFSEGSNSSHESRVGLVEGMEREKRTVVPLAVVSTLTILCLLVLVGILIYWRNCFQAAHFYPDDSASPKVISAPSTPLLLATDGHESLTVKQFVKHIMELHSNNTFSKEFEIVKESYEEVQACTVDMDITTDSSNHPDNKNKNRYINILAYDHSRVKLSNSLDRDGRCGDYINANFVDGYERTRAYIAAQGPLKTGREDFWRMIWQQNVGVIVMITNLKEKGRTKCDQYWPEENQEEYGPYQVTLKNTKTLAYYTLRRFTVRDMTNRVPQRTGEHTVLHFHYTQWPDMGVPEYSLPVLSFIRASSGARTQEMGPVLVHCSAGVGRTGTYIVIDSMLQQIQDQGMVNVLGFLKHVRTQRNFLVQTEEQYVFIHDALVEAILSRDTLVTSEFLHTYVSDLLTPGTTGRTRMDKQFKLISQRQAKHADYSTALKDGNAERNRARALMPVERSRVSLSASDTNSTGYINASYVMGHYSSKEFIVTQTPLGSTVADFWRMILEHKTQVVVGLPDAHNQYKECCVYWPRKDLPMSFDGFTVSYSGEDHVCLCYASDEKVLVQDFTVKSPQSDCVLNVRQYSVPCWPNPDSPIRNCFDLVNTVRVYSGYTQGPMIVHDPLGGATSGLFCALTTLYSQLDEEGAVDVYQVARMTNLMRPGVFNDIEQYQYLYRAVLSLVSSQEDQRVLQSPETNGSVPLGQSNVAESLESLM